One region of Pieris rapae chromosome Z, ilPieRapa1.1, whole genome shotgun sequence genomic DNA includes:
- the LOC110999613 gene encoding F-box/WD repeat-containing protein 7 isoform X1, with protein MEPSCSYSECDIFKGSKNSFENNVEDKIDANIVKPAEIPTENNDDQQIEDLERDDFEEENRILKHCSNMVVDEDDASTAQYSRPVSSVDPDLLKIASAETIARLQHFMSDDFGLPGCGREANKVIGSKLKEMIHDKAGLFVQGTSMSKEDFMQKLINSGKPEKKDFPKGKLYKAELEENANDSNMEIDAVSGPSGRSNSNASSIASTSSDSKDFTVPSTSNAEKLLGLCDATKNGERSSQVSSYAYCDPDDDSDEDDVEETWCTCLSSPEDEEDDDEPEPEERFWRKRRYEPPQPQSAKRFRPDGTMVPYTGEWNNSCLGLQSLQHNINQASPDLTQWLNRFQSWTNVEKIQAIDALIGRCTAGHVRHMMKAIEPLFQRDFISLLPKELALTVLGYLSPKDLLRAAQTCRYWRFLADDNLLWKEQCRRISLTTLKKRLRSMPRCASPWKAAYMRQSLIQDNWLHKPVDNPIVMRGHDDHVITCLQFYGNRILSGSDDTTLKVWSAITGKCLRTLVGHSGGVWSSQMIGDLVISGSTDRTLRVWNAKTGRCLKVLAGHTSTVRCMHLHQNRVVSGSRDATLRVWSISKGCCLRVLVGHLAAVRCVQYDGKVVVSGAYDYFVKVWNPETGECLHTLAGHTNRVYSLQFDGVHVVSGSLDTSIRVWDVESGQLKHTLTGHQSLTSGMELNSNILVSGNADSTVKVWDITTGHCLHTLSGPNKHQSAVTCLQSSNRFVITSSDDGTVKLWDVRTGEFIRNLVELGSGGSGGVVWRIRASATKLICAVGSRNGTEETKLLVLDFDVPGACRKCDE; from the exons ATGGAGCCATCATGCTCGTACTCTGAAtgtgatatatttaaaggaaGCAAAAATTCCTTTGAAAACAATGTGGAAGATAAGATTGATGCCAATATTGTAAAGCCTGCAGAAATACCAACTGAAAACAATGATGACCAACAAATTGAAGACCTTGAAAGAGATGACTTCGAAGAAGAAAACAGAATTCTTAAACATTGCTCTAATATGGTAGTAGATGAAGACGACGCTTCTACGGCACAATATTCTCGGCCTGTAAGTAGCGTCGACcctgatttattaaaaatagccaGTGCAGAAACAATTGCAAGGTTACAACATTTCATGTCTGATGATTTTGGCCTTCCTGGCTGTGGCCGAGAAGCAAACAAAGTTATAGGCagcaaattaaaagaaatgataCATGATAAAGCAGGGTTGTTTGTACAGGGAACATCTATGTCGAAAGAAGATTTTAtgcaaaaactaattaatagtGGAAAGCCAGAAAAGAAAGATTTTCCGAAGGGAAAATTGTATAAGGCGGAATTGGAAGAAAATGCAAATGATAGCAACATGGAAATTGATGCAGTTAGTGGGCCATCGGGTAGATCTAATTCTAATGCTTCAAGTATTGCAAGCACTAGCTCAGATAGTAAGGATTTCACAGTGCCTTCGACTTCAAATGCCGAAAAGCTTTTGGGGCTTTGTGATGCTACCAAAAACGGAGAGAGAAGTTCCCAAGTCTCG AGTTACGCATATTGCGATCCTGATGATGATTCTGATGAGGATGATGTGGAGGAGACTTGGTGTACCTGTCTTTCATCACCTGAG GATGAAGAAGATGATGACGAACCAGAACCCGAGGAAAGATTTTGG AGAAAAAGACGCTACGAGCCACCGCAGCCCCAGTCTGCAAAAAGATTTCGTCCTGATGGTACTATGGTCCCATACACCGGCGAATGGAATAATTCTTGCCTGGGACTTCAATCATTGCagcataatataaatcaaGCTTCGCCCGATTTGACCCAGTGGCTAAACAG attccAGTCCTGGACGAATGTTGAGAAGATTCAAGCTATCGACGCTCTCATAGGCCGCTGCACTGCAGGCCACGTGCGCCACATGATGAAGGCTATAGAACCTCTTTTCCAACGGGACTTCATATCGCTTCTGCCCAAAGAGTTGGCACTTACAGTGCTCGGATACCTGTCGCCCAAGGACCTCTTACGAGCTGCACAAACCTGTCGATATTGGag ATTCCTCGCTGACGACAATCTTCTGTGGAAGGAACAATGCCGCCGCATAAGTTTGACAACACTAAAAAAGCGGCTTCGCTCTATGCCCCGTTGCGCAAGTCCATGGAAAGCCGCCTACATGCGTCAATCCCTTATTCAAGACAATTGGCTCCACAAGCCCGTAGACAACCCCATAGTGATGCGTGGCCATGATGATCACGTGATAACTTGTCTACAGTTCTATGGAAATCGCATACTCAGTGGCAGTGATGATACAACACTCAAAGTATGGTCCGCTATTACAGGGAAG tgTCTGCGCACATTGGTCGGCCATTCTGGTGGCGTGTGGTCATCGCAAATGATCGGCGATCTTGTGATAAGCGGTTCCACTGATCGTACTCTGCGTGTATGGAATGCGAAGACAGGCCGTTGCCTCAAAGTGTTAGCCGGACATACTTCGACTGTTCGGTGCATGCACTTGCATCAAAATAG AGTGGTGTCAGGATCACGTGATGCAACTCTACGCGTATGGTCGATTAGCAAGGGCTGTTGTCTTCGCGTACTCGTTGGTCACTTAGCGGCGGTGCGTTGTGTCCAATATGACGGTAAAGTGGTTGTGTCGGGCGCATATGACTACTTCGTGAAAGTATGGAATCCAGAGACAGGGGAATGCCTGCACACATTGGCGGGACATACCAATAGGGTTTATAGCTTGCAG ttTGATGGTGTGCACGTTGTAAGTGGTTCTTTGGATACGTCGATCCGCGTATGGGACGTTGAGTCTGGTCAGCTGAAGCATACACTCACCGGCCATCAGTCCCTGACTTCGGGCATGGAACTTAACTCAAATATTCTCGTTTCGGGCAATGCTGACTCGACTGTTAAAGTGTGGGATATCACCACTGGACATTGTCTTCACACTTTATCAG gTCCAAACAAACACCAATCGGCGGTCACCTGCCTCCAATCCAGTAACCGTTTCGTGATAACATCGTCCGACGACGGCACCGTGAAGTTATGGGACGTGCGTACTGGTGAGTTTATAAGGAACCTAGTCGAACTCGGCTCCGGCGGTTCTGGCGGAGTCGTATGGCGTATTCGGGCTTCAGCGACTAAACTCATTTGTGCTGTCGGGTCCCGAAATGGCACCGAAGAGACCAAACTATTGGTCCTCGACTTTGACGTTCCTGGGGCTTGTAGGAAGTGTGATGAATAG
- the LOC110999613 gene encoding F-box/WD repeat-containing protein 7 isoform X2 encodes MEPSCSYSECDIFKGSKNSFENNVEDKIDANIVKPAEIPTENNDDQQIEDLERDDFEEENRILKHCSNMVVDEDDASTAQYSRPGTSMSKEDFMQKLINSGKPEKKDFPKGKLYKAELEENANDSNMEIDAVSGPSGRSNSNASSIASTSSDSKDFTVPSTSNAEKLLGLCDATKNGERSSQVSSYAYCDPDDDSDEDDVEETWCTCLSSPEDEEDDDEPEPEERFWRKRRYEPPQPQSAKRFRPDGTMVPYTGEWNNSCLGLQSLQHNINQASPDLTQWLNRFQSWTNVEKIQAIDALIGRCTAGHVRHMMKAIEPLFQRDFISLLPKELALTVLGYLSPKDLLRAAQTCRYWRFLADDNLLWKEQCRRISLTTLKKRLRSMPRCASPWKAAYMRQSLIQDNWLHKPVDNPIVMRGHDDHVITCLQFYGNRILSGSDDTTLKVWSAITGKCLRTLVGHSGGVWSSQMIGDLVISGSTDRTLRVWNAKTGRCLKVLAGHTSTVRCMHLHQNRVVSGSRDATLRVWSISKGCCLRVLVGHLAAVRCVQYDGKVVVSGAYDYFVKVWNPETGECLHTLAGHTNRVYSLQFDGVHVVSGSLDTSIRVWDVESGQLKHTLTGHQSLTSGMELNSNILVSGNADSTVKVWDITTGHCLHTLSGPNKHQSAVTCLQSSNRFVITSSDDGTVKLWDVRTGEFIRNLVELGSGGSGGVVWRIRASATKLICAVGSRNGTEETKLLVLDFDVPGACRKCDE; translated from the exons ATGGAGCCATCATGCTCGTACTCTGAAtgtgatatatttaaaggaaGCAAAAATTCCTTTGAAAACAATGTGGAAGATAAGATTGATGCCAATATTGTAAAGCCTGCAGAAATACCAACTGAAAACAATGATGACCAACAAATTGAAGACCTTGAAAGAGATGACTTCGAAGAAGAAAACAGAATTCTTAAACATTGCTCTAATATGGTAGTAGATGAAGACGACGCTTCTACGGCACAATATTCTCGGCCT GGAACATCTATGTCGAAAGAAGATTTTAtgcaaaaactaattaatagtGGAAAGCCAGAAAAGAAAGATTTTCCGAAGGGAAAATTGTATAAGGCGGAATTGGAAGAAAATGCAAATGATAGCAACATGGAAATTGATGCAGTTAGTGGGCCATCGGGTAGATCTAATTCTAATGCTTCAAGTATTGCAAGCACTAGCTCAGATAGTAAGGATTTCACAGTGCCTTCGACTTCAAATGCCGAAAAGCTTTTGGGGCTTTGTGATGCTACCAAAAACGGAGAGAGAAGTTCCCAAGTCTCG AGTTACGCATATTGCGATCCTGATGATGATTCTGATGAGGATGATGTGGAGGAGACTTGGTGTACCTGTCTTTCATCACCTGAG GATGAAGAAGATGATGACGAACCAGAACCCGAGGAAAGATTTTGG AGAAAAAGACGCTACGAGCCACCGCAGCCCCAGTCTGCAAAAAGATTTCGTCCTGATGGTACTATGGTCCCATACACCGGCGAATGGAATAATTCTTGCCTGGGACTTCAATCATTGCagcataatataaatcaaGCTTCGCCCGATTTGACCCAGTGGCTAAACAG attccAGTCCTGGACGAATGTTGAGAAGATTCAAGCTATCGACGCTCTCATAGGCCGCTGCACTGCAGGCCACGTGCGCCACATGATGAAGGCTATAGAACCTCTTTTCCAACGGGACTTCATATCGCTTCTGCCCAAAGAGTTGGCACTTACAGTGCTCGGATACCTGTCGCCCAAGGACCTCTTACGAGCTGCACAAACCTGTCGATATTGGag ATTCCTCGCTGACGACAATCTTCTGTGGAAGGAACAATGCCGCCGCATAAGTTTGACAACACTAAAAAAGCGGCTTCGCTCTATGCCCCGTTGCGCAAGTCCATGGAAAGCCGCCTACATGCGTCAATCCCTTATTCAAGACAATTGGCTCCACAAGCCCGTAGACAACCCCATAGTGATGCGTGGCCATGATGATCACGTGATAACTTGTCTACAGTTCTATGGAAATCGCATACTCAGTGGCAGTGATGATACAACACTCAAAGTATGGTCCGCTATTACAGGGAAG tgTCTGCGCACATTGGTCGGCCATTCTGGTGGCGTGTGGTCATCGCAAATGATCGGCGATCTTGTGATAAGCGGTTCCACTGATCGTACTCTGCGTGTATGGAATGCGAAGACAGGCCGTTGCCTCAAAGTGTTAGCCGGACATACTTCGACTGTTCGGTGCATGCACTTGCATCAAAATAG AGTGGTGTCAGGATCACGTGATGCAACTCTACGCGTATGGTCGATTAGCAAGGGCTGTTGTCTTCGCGTACTCGTTGGTCACTTAGCGGCGGTGCGTTGTGTCCAATATGACGGTAAAGTGGTTGTGTCGGGCGCATATGACTACTTCGTGAAAGTATGGAATCCAGAGACAGGGGAATGCCTGCACACATTGGCGGGACATACCAATAGGGTTTATAGCTTGCAG ttTGATGGTGTGCACGTTGTAAGTGGTTCTTTGGATACGTCGATCCGCGTATGGGACGTTGAGTCTGGTCAGCTGAAGCATACACTCACCGGCCATCAGTCCCTGACTTCGGGCATGGAACTTAACTCAAATATTCTCGTTTCGGGCAATGCTGACTCGACTGTTAAAGTGTGGGATATCACCACTGGACATTGTCTTCACACTTTATCAG gTCCAAACAAACACCAATCGGCGGTCACCTGCCTCCAATCCAGTAACCGTTTCGTGATAACATCGTCCGACGACGGCACCGTGAAGTTATGGGACGTGCGTACTGGTGAGTTTATAAGGAACCTAGTCGAACTCGGCTCCGGCGGTTCTGGCGGAGTCGTATGGCGTATTCGGGCTTCAGCGACTAAACTCATTTGTGCTGTCGGGTCCCGAAATGGCACCGAAGAGACCAAACTATTGGTCCTCGACTTTGACGTTCCTGGGGCTTGTAGGAAGTGTGATGAATAG
- the LOC110999635 gene encoding uncharacterized protein LOC110999635, which produces MVDKDILSKVADIPLQRPGFDALEVSAPILVQMNPNGKWENTKPGNLDEERLKAIVQHLVKSKALSAAQSYCCQCASEGVKGNENSNYIPVIMMPIYSADDCPFDLDCEAKKIKEAETKPTKKEKVQSLEKDSDKDKDKKKSKKRGFVLQRLTDFDLLSQW; this is translated from the exons aTGGTTGATAAGGATATATTATCAAAAGTCGCAGatat acccCTGCAGCGGCCTGGTTTTGATGCCTTAGAGGTATCAGCACCTATCCTTGTACAAATGAATCCAAATGGTAAATGGGAAAACACAAAGCCTGGAAATTTGGATGAAGAGCGATTGAAAGCTATTGTTCAGCATTTAGTTAAGTCGAAAGCTTTATCGGCTGCTCAAAGTTACTGCTGCCAATGTGCTTCCGAGGGAGTg AAAGGCAACGAAAACTCTAATTATATTCCAGTAATTATGATGCCTATATATTCGGCAGATGACTGCCCTTTCGATTTAGATTGTGaggcaaaaaaaattaaagaagcGGAAACGAAAccaacaaaaaaagaaaaagtacaaAGCTTGGAAAAAGACTCAGACAAGGATAAGGATAAGAAAAAAAGCAAGAAACGCGGCTTTGTCCTACAAAGGCTAACCGATTTTGATTTACTTTCCCAATGGTGA
- the LOC111000664 gene encoding uncharacterized protein LOC111000664, with product MASCCACTNAAGGSTANALPLICLVPRDGAHEPTPGQKPRPMSSGTPSADFQLLDEDYIKKHFQLPQRALYLDPFRRPLITFPMTQEDVKHFNLARKYKINQQILDGSLDPSEAISAPSVFPYAKSESEKKKEAEEEEEIIYILQLPDWEFNCPVHNQRIKTPRFIWHSCKKSPKGKEGGPKRGGGPLNKPKPWLLSRHTDFDLLSQW from the exons ATGGCgag TTGCTGCGCATGTACTAACGCTGCGGGCGGCAGCACTGCCAATGCCTTACCCTTAATCTGTCTGGTTCCACGTGATGGCGCACACGAGCCCACGCCTGGCCAGAAGCCACGTCCTATGTCATCTGGAACTCCCTCTGCTGACTTCCAATTACTCGATGAAGACTACATCAAGAAACATTTCCAGCTGCCGCAGCGTGCTCTTTATTTGGATCCATTTAG GCGACCTCTGATAACATTTCCTATGACCCAAGAGGATGTAAAACACTTTAACTTAGcaaggaaatataaaattaaccaaCAAATATTGGACGGTTCTCTCGACCCGAGTGAAGCTATTTCAGCACCTAGTGTCTtc ccTTACGCGAAGTCGGAAtcagaaaagaaaaaagaagcCGAAGAGGAAgaggaaattatttatattcttcagTTACCAGACTGGGAGTTCAACTGTCCGGTTCACAATCAAAGAATAAAAACGCCAAG attcatTTGGCACTCCTGTAAAAAGTCACCAAAAGGGAAAGAAGGCGGACCCAAACGTGGAGGTGGACCTCTTAATAAGCCTAAACCCTGGCTACTTAGTAGGCATACAGACTTTGACTTATTATCCCAATGGTAA